The nucleotide sequence GCTCGCCATGTCTCCTTCATTCACCGTCTTCGAGGTCACGAACCCGTCAAAGGGCGCTTTCAGGACGGTGTCGCTCAGATTGGCGGACGCCGCCTGGACCGAAGCCTGGGCCTGACCCAAGGCCGCCTGGGCTTCACCGAGCCGGGCCTGGGCCTCCGCCTTCTGGGCCAGAGCCCCCTGCAGGGCGGCCTGGGCTTGGTCATACTGAGCCTTTGCCGCCTGGTAGCGCGTCTGGGCATGATCGTAATCCTGGCGGCTCGCCGCACCGGCTTCATACAGCGATTGGGTGCGTTCAAAATCTGATTGAGCGCCCTGAAGATTCGCTTGGGCCGCCTGTAGGCTGGCCTGGGATTGCCGGATCGCCTCGTCGATCTGCGCCTGAACTGACTGGGCAGCCTGAACTCCGGCCTGGGCCTGGGCACTGCCCGCCTGGGCCTGTTTGACAGCCGCCGCCAAGGGTTCCGGATTCAGGACCACCAAGGTCTGGCCTTGCTTGACAAAATCCCCCTCCTTCACGAGTACCTGCTGCACCGAGGCCATGATTTTGCTGGCGACCTGGGAGGTCCCGTCGGCGACCACAGTTCCGGGCACCGTGACACCGGTGCGGTCCGCCGATTGTTCCACCGCGGCCACCTTGACCCCGCTGATGCTCGCGGGGGCCCGTTCGGCGGTGCCTGGGGGAATCTTATGTACGAGGACACCGCTCAGGACCAGGAGGAACCCTCCCAGGGGGACGCCGAGGAACAACACACCCTTCACCCACGTTTTCATACCTACCACCTTTCTGCCGTTGAACCGTCCGAAATGCAAGGCGGGGCGAAAGCACCGGTCACCCCTTCGGAGATCTCCCCGAGCCGCGCTTCGAACGAACCGAAACCTTCCGTCACCTCCCTGGCCTTCCGGGCAAGCCTCGGCATCATACCCTACCCGGTACCCCGATTCCACTCAACATTATTATGGTGGGAGGGTAGAATCCATGTCAAGGCTGCCTTTGACTTTGCGGATTTTCCGTGTCATCCTGGAAAAAAGAGAGGAAACCGCCAGCGGTATCCGGCGGGCGGCAGGAGGGGGAGGATTCGTGGAAACTTATCAAACTGTCGGGCGACAAAGCGAGACAGAGATTGTTATCAAGAAATCCCGGTTCATCGGCCGGGCGGCCCGGGTGTCCACTGAAGAGGAGGCCGCGGCCTTCTTGGAGGCGATCCGCCGCAAACATTGGGACGCCGCCCACAACTGTTACGCTTACACCATCGGCCCGCACTCCGAGATCCAGCGCTCCAGCGACGACGGGGAACCCGCCGGCACCGCCGGGCGCCCGATCCTCGAAGTCTTGCACCACATGAACCTGCGGGACACCCTCGTGGTGGTCACCCGGTATTTTGGCGGGGTCCTGCTCGGGGCCGGAGGACTGGCCCGGGCCTACGGGCACGCGGCCTCCGAGGCGGTGCGTGCCGCCGGCATTCTCCGCCGCCGCCCCCACGTCCGGGTCCGGATTCGCCTCCCTTACCCCGCCTTCGGCAAACTCGAACACCACCTGGCCCAGCGCGGCTGGCCCCGGGAAGAGCCGGTGTTCGCCGAAGACGTTCGGCTCACCGTTTACGTTCCCCGAGGCCGCGAACACGAATGCCAGTCCGCGGCGGCGGACGCCACGGCCGGTCAGGTGGACATTCGATTCGAGGAGGAGGTCTGGTTGGATGAGGTGGACGGGACAGCCCGGGTCCCCTCCTCCTTATCGGAGGATTTCTCCGGTTCCAATTCCCCCGAAGGATGAATCCGGCGAAGCTCCGCCGGCGGGACCTGTTCCTTTTCCCGGGGCCGCCCCAGCCAAATCGGCAACCGCCGTTCCACCATGCGCAGTTGATATAACCACTCGATGTGCCGGGCGCGATTCAACTGTTCCTCCACCGAGCGAAGCCGCTGCCTGAGAGAAATAATGCACCCGGCCACAATGAGTTCCGTCACCCCTTCCGCCGATACCTGAAGACCTTGAATACAGGAAAGATCGAAATAGCCATAGGCTTCATCTCCGGGGATGAGGGCGGTGCGAACCTTGAGGGGCACCAGCAGAAATTGGTCGTGGAGCGCCAGGGGCACCAGCAACTTTCTGGCCACCTCCCGGCCATAAATTTCGCGCACTTGTCGCAGATCCACCGCCAGGGAGGCGGCCAGACTCTTGAGCAGCCGGGAAGCGGAGGTGGGAAGGAGGTCGAATTCTCCATTCTTCCAGAGGACAAGGGTGACATCTCCCATTTGGTTGTAGACCGGCCAGAACGCCCCGAGTTCCCAGACTTCCCGACCCAAATCCAAAAACTGCATGTTCGATGAGACCCCCTTTACTTGAATGAAATATTATCAATACAACCATAACGAAATACTCAATACTTGTCTAGCGATTAAAACTGATTCGCCTCTTCATTAACCATTTTTAAAAACTCATTCTCCACTTGTAAAAATTCAGCCCCCTCTACCCCGAGAAGTTGGGGAAACTGACAACCTGACCCCGGGGTTTGCCCGCTTTATCCTCAAAATGCGCGCAATATCCACCGGAGGCCTCCGGGGAAAGGACTGGAGAGATGATTCCACCCATTCCACCGGATCTGCTGAGCGAAGCCCGGGCCGGACGCCCGGCTGCTGTGGCTGAGCTCTGGCTTCACCTGCGGCCCCTGGCCGCCATGGTCGCAAGGAAATACCGAAGCATCGATCGGGAAGACGCCGAAGGGGAGGCGGCCCTGATTTACCTTGAAGTACTCCAGATCTGGGACCCGAATCGCGAAGTGCCCTTTCCGGCTTTCTTCGCCCGAAAATTGCACCACCGGCTGTGGACCCTGGTGAGGCGGATGTCCCGGGAGACGCAAAGACGGGCGATGTCTGGAGGGCAAGCGGAGGATGGGGGACCCGGGGACATCTTTGCGCTGCTTCGGGACCCCCGCTGGGCCGAGCCCTTTCTCGAGGTGGAAATCCGGCTGCTCTTGGCGGGACTCGCGCCCCGGGAACGCCGGATTCTCGCCGGCCTTCTGAGCGGGCTGCCCTTGTCGGCACTGGCGGAACAAGAAGGGGTCACCCGCCAGAGCGTCACGTATCACTTGCACCGGGCGTTGAAAAAGTTGGGGCGCGACTGGGGAAGATAAAGAGGACAAAGGGGACCTGAACATGCGGCGGGCCGGGCGGCCGCCCGGGCGGCCCTCCGGCCCTCGTTCATTCCGCGGGGGGATCTCCCACCGCAAACATCAACTCACCCTCGGCCACAACCCGGTCCCCCACCAGGGCCCGGCCTTCGCCCTTGCCCACCGACCCTTTCAAGCGGGTCATCTGGACCTCCAGGCGCAGCTGATCCCCGGGCCGGACCTGCCGCCGGAACCGGAAGCGGTCGATCCCGGCAAAAAAGCCGATCTTCCCCCGATAGGCTTCGGCGGAAAGGATCGCTACCGCACCGGTTTGGGCCAGGGCTTCCACGATCAGGACCCCGGGCATCACAGCGTATTGGGGAAAATGCCCGACAAAGAACGGTTCGTTGACGGTGACGTTCTTGAGGCCCACCGCCCGGACGCCGGGTTCCACCTCCACAATGCAGTCCACCAGCAAAAACGGCGGCCTGTGCGGCAGGATTTGTTGAATCTGCTCAGTATGAAGCAATGTGTATCACCTCCAGGGGCTAGACGGAGAACCACCCATTCCCGAACATCCGGGGGCCTCGGGAGCGCATGATGGGAGGCCGGCGGCCCACACTAGTCATACCGCCCTCTCCTCCGCGGAACCGGGCGTTGACATAAAAAGCACCTTCCCTTTCCGGGAACGGTGCTCCGGTACATAATCCGGCCCGGCGGCGGATCATGCGGAGGATTGGTTCACTTCGCGAATCTTCAACAAATAAATGAAGCTCGTCAGAAACGAGAACCCCACCGTCAGCCACAACAGCTCCGTCATCACCGACCACTCGAACAGAACCGCCACCACGGTGATGTAGTACAAAACGGTGGTCGCCTTTCCCCAAATCATCGCGGGAACGATCTTCTTGCCCCGGCGGTGGAGCACCCCGGCGCTGACAATCATCGCAGCCTCCCGCAAGGCCAAAAGCCCGGCCATCCACCACTGCAGCCGGCCGTCGACCACGAAGGAAACGAGAACCGCCACCATCATCAGCTTGTCCGCCAAGGGGTCCAGCATGATCCCCAGGTCCGTTATCTGGCGATGCCGCCTCGCCCAATACCCGTCAAGTACATCCGTCAGCCCGGCCATCATGAGCACTACCAGGGCGCCTTCCATATTCCAGGGCCGAGGCGAAAAAAACACGATTACATACACCGGGATGAGCATAAACCGGACGATGGTGAGGGCATTGGGTATGTTCACGGGGTGACCTCCTCGAAACAATCCAAACATCATTATACTGCCCCGTGACAGGCCCGGCAATGAAATTGCACCCCCAAAATCCCAAGTATCCCGGTTAGCCCCGCAGATTGTTCGCCATGCTCATCATCTGATCCGCGGTGAGCACCGCCCGGGCACTGAGGGCGTATAAGCGCTCCGCCTCCATGAGTTTGGTCATCACATCGGTGAGCTCCACATTCGAGGCCTCCAGATACCCTTGCCGCAACCGTCCAAAGCGCAAAGGATCCGCGATGTCCGCCGGGGTGAGGGGAACCTCGGTGCCGGCGTCGTAAAGATTGTTCCCAGCCTTGATCAACCGCTGGGGGTGGTCGAACACCACCCGACCGAGCACGGCAATATCCGTTGGCGTCCCTGCCACAGACCCTGTGATTCGCCCGTCCGGCCCAATAGCGAGGGTCGAGAGATCCACCCCGGTCAAATCGATGGGCGCCCCGTATTCATCCAGTACGACATGGCCGTCCGCCGTCACGAGAGTGGCTTGACCTGCGGGGTCCACCGACACTTGAAAAGACCCATCCCGAGTGTAGCGCATGCCCTCGGGCCCAGATACGACGAAAAATCCTTCCCCTTCCCAGGCGACGTCCAGCTTTCGCCCCGTCTCTTGCAGCGGCCCCTGGCTCCAGTCGGATACCCGGGCCGCCGCCCGAACCCCGCTTCCCACCGGCAGCCCCGGCGGCGTGTCCGGGGCGGGGATCCGAACCCCCGGAGCGTAGTGAACGGCCAATAAATCTGAGAAGGCGAGATCCTCGCTTTTGTACCCCGTGGTGTTCATGTTTGCCGCATCGTTCGCCATGGCGTTCACCCAATGGCTCGCGGCGCTCATCCCCGATGCGCCGGTCCACAGGACCCTCATCCTCCGAACCCCCTTCTGCGTCCCCCGGATCAAAAGTTTTTGGCACGGGGCCCATTACCCGTCCCGCGAAAATTATGCGTTTACCCGCCCGACCTGGTTGACCAGCTTGTCCATGCTCTGGTCCACGGTGCGAATGACCTTTTGGTTCGCCTCATAGGCTCGGACCACGTCGATCATCTGGACCATCGTCTGACCGGGGTCCACGTTCGACTGCTCCAGGAACCCTTGGCGCACCTGGGCCAACGAGGGAACCAACCCGCCCGCCGCGCCCGGTGTGAGCACATAGACGCCCGTGCCCTGTTTCTGGAGCGCGGCCACCGGCGCGTCCAGCACCGCCAATCCTCCGAACACTTCCGCCCCGGTCCCATCGTAGGTGTGCACCGCCCCCGAAGCGTCCAGCGCCACCGAGGAGCCCGGGATCACTTGACCGTTCGGCCCCGCCGCCAGCACCCGATATCCATCCCCGGTGTACAACTGCCCGTTCGGCCCTTCGATAAACTGCCCATCCCGGGTGAGCAGGATCTGCCCGTTCGGGCCCTCCACCGCAAAAAAAGCCTCCACCCCGCCGGGCCGGCTTTGCCTCCCCGGCGGATCGATCAAGGCAAAATCCTGGTTGCGCTTGGTCTCCACCAAGGGGCCCGGCGTAAACCGGGGTGGCGCGTCCTCCATCGTCGCCCCCAGGTTGAGCGGCCCGACCCCGGGGGCGAGGGGGAGAGCGGTGCCGGAGGCCGGGCTTCCCAGCCGGCGCAGAAACAGATCCCCAAAAGTTCGAAGGGAGGGCTCGTCCTGCTTGTACCCCGGCGTGGAGGCGTTGACGAGGTTATTCGCCACGATCTCCTCCCGGCGCTGCTGGGCGATCATCCCCGACGCCGCAATATACAAGCCCCGAATCATGCTCCGATTCCCCTTTCGCCCCGTATGTATCGCCTCGCTGCGAACACCTTGCTGCCTTAAGATGCGTCCGACGCTGGTGCGATTCCTGCCTGTCGTCGCCAACTTTCCGGCGACGAATCCCGGGCCTGGGTTGTGGCCCGGAAATCAGTGGACAAACCCGGTGCGACTCAGTGACCAGGATGTGGGGGGCATCGTCATCCCGAGTCGCCGGAAACCTTTGTCAGCCTCGTCAGCCTTGTCCCGGGACCTGCGAACAGAAGTGGCGACGACGGCGGACGGATGCAAGGCAAGTCGTCCTGCCACTCCCGTTTTCGCCGGCATGGCCGGCGGTGTCACAACAGCGTGTTCACCATCGTCCGGGGGGATGAACTTTGGCCGTTGCGGTACTTATTCTTCGTGGCCTCCCCGCCCCGCAGGTGCCGAATCGACTTGTGATATTCCAGGATCTCTTTGACTCGGCTGGCCAACTCCGGGTTGATCTCCGGCAGGCGCTCGGTCAGATCTTTGTGCACGGTACTCTTGGATACGCCGAATTCTCGGGCGATCGTGCGCACGGTGTTGCGGGTCTCGACGATATACTCGCCGATTTTGATCGTGCGCTCGCGGATGTAATCGTGCACGCCCTTCGCCTCCCCACATCTCAAAATGTCTGATACATTCTATGCGGAGAGGGGGGTGCTATGCCTAAGCTGTCGACACCTGAAGCATGATGAGGGGAGGACGGGCTCATGCCCACTCCCGGAGGTTGACAACCCCCCCGGGGGAGGTTCTCGCCCGGGACAAATCCGCACACAAAAAAAGGGGAAGCGACCTCGGCGGCCGCCCCCGTCATTCCCCGTCTCCAGGTTACGGAGTTCCGGGTTTGGGCAGCAAGGTTTCCGGATTCACATCTTGACCGTCTTTCTTGATCTCCAAATGCACGTGGTTCTTGTCCGCCGCTTCGAACTTGTTGAGCCCCGAGGTGCCGATGGGTTGCCCCTGGGTCACCGATTCGCCGGGCTTGACGGAAACATCCGCAAGGGATGCGTAGTACAGCGTATACCCGTTATCCGCCGCTATCTCCACCACTTTACCCATCAGCGGGTCATCTTCCACCTTGCTGACCTTCCCCGCCGCGGCGGCCAAAACCTGGAACGGCTTTCCGTTCTGGGCCGAAAGATCAATACCGTGATGCGGATAGTAGCTGTTGTCGAATTTCACCAGTGCCGCCGCCTGGGCGTCTTTGCTGAGGGTGTCGTCAAAATTCTTCATCGAAACGCTGACCTGGGCGGAAGGATCTGCCGGCCAGATGAACCCCGGCTGCGCTCCCACGGGAACTGCCGGCGGATTGTTGTTGTCAAGGGCGGTGGAGTTCGGCGCCGGCGCCGGCGTCTCGTGAGCAAAAGGCCAGACCTGGGCAGTTTTGGCGTACATGAGGGCGATGATTAGGACGGCGGCCGTCAAATAAATGGCTGGGTAGAACCACCGTGTCCGCAGAATATTTCGCCACGCACGTTCCCCAGGGCCGACTTGCGTCCCCTCGGCGACCATCCTCTCCCCGGGTTCCGCCTGCCCACCCACCGGGGCGGCCGATTCCTGACCCTTGTCGGGCTCGCTCGGTTCCGCATCCCGGGAATGCTCAAAATGTTGGTCTTCTTGTTTCACTTTCATCACCTCAGTAGGCCATTCTCGCCGGGGATGAGGTGAAATATACCAAGCGAGCCCAGGAATTGTGAGATTTTTAACGGTTCGGCCCTTTTGCCGCCGCCAGAACCAAAGTTTTGGACCAGGGCACCACTCGGGTCCCCCGATAGTAGTACTGTAAAATTTCCTCCGCCGTTTTCCCCTGCTGGGCCAGGGCTTCGGCGCCGTACTGGCTCATGCCGACCCCGTGGCCGTAGCCCGTCGTCCGAAAGGTCACCTCGCCGCCGGAGACCGCCCAGGTAAAGGAGGTGGAATTGAGCCCCAAGGCCGTGCGAAAATCGTTGCCGCTCACCACCCGGTCCCCGACGCGGAGCTGGGTGATGCGATGGGTCGGGCTCTCCTCGAGGACTTGGATAAAGGATCCTCCCGGGGTGGCGGGCACGGCCGTCAGGTGTAAAGCCGCCGCCAAGTCTTTAATGGAGACAGTTTTCGTGTCCTGAAATCGCGGGGCCACCGAGGCGTCCCAGGGAGATGGGACCGACTGAAGATACGGGAGGTTTTTCCCCCACACTTCTTGGGCGCTGGCCGTATAGCCATTGCTTGTGGAGAAAAAGGTCGCGTCAATGGGCTGGTCCCCGTAGACGAGGATTTGGCCCGCCGTTTCCTTCACCGCCTGGCGAATGCGGTCGTATTTGGCCGTAAACTGCGATCCCCACCGGCGGCGAAGATCATCGGGAGAAAGAAACGCTTGATCCCGGGTATGGTCGTCGGTGATATCCGCCCCTCCGGCGGCCCGGCCGGGATGGGCCAGGGCCCGGACGGCGTTGGTGCGGGCGGCGACGGCCTGGGCTTTGAGCGCCTCCATGTGAAAATTCGCCGGCATTTCTGCCGCGACGACCCCGGTGACATAGTCTTCCAGGGGCATGCGAGTGACCGAATGGGTTGCGGCCCGGTACACGCGGATCACCGGCCCGGGATCAGCCGCGGGGAGGGCGGCCGGCCCCGGGCGGAGGGCGATCACGGCGGCCGCCGGTATGAGAAAGGCGAGGATCACGGGCAGTACGGCCGACCACGAAAAACGCTTCAACGCATTCCCTCCCTCGCAGTGGATGCAACCGGAGCGGCACTGCCGGACCGGCCTGGGTGGGATTTTGGCACCGCCCGGACAGGAGCCGCAAAGCGCTTCGGGCAATTCATGTTGGTTTTTATGCATCGGCCCGCTGCAGTATACCGATGCGATCACGGAATCGGCACTTGGGCCCTCAGGATCCCTTGCCGCGAAAAGGAATGTAAAGCGCACATGATGAATGTTTGTGAGAAAGGAGTGATGGGCATGTCGCTGTTGGAGTCGATCGTCGCATGCGCCCCAGTGATCCAACAACTTCAACGAGAACCCGCGGCCGTCGTTGTGGCCGATACCCAACAATTGGTGGCCGTGTTGCCTCATCCGCGAATCCCCATACCGGGTCAACCGGGAGATTCATTGGAACAATACGATAAGACAGCCATTTACCGCGCCATCGCTACCGGGCAACCCGTGTTTACACCTGTAAGTAAGGAGGTTTTCGGATTTCCTTACTTCAGTGCCACACAGACGCTTTATGAGAACGGCAAGCTCATCGGAGCCATTTCGCTCCTTACGTTGACAGAACGGGAGGAGCAACTGAGAGACCAGGCCCATGAATTGTCAGCCTTGGTGGAGCAGTTGTCCGCCAACGCCGAATCTCTGTCCCGTGCCGCGGCCGAGGTGGCGTCGGCGAACGACGACATGAGCCAGCACGCGGCCTTGGCGCAGGAACGAATCCAGCTGACCACCGGCGTGCTATCCTTCATCCACGAAGTGGCGGCCCAATCGAACCTTTTGGGTCTCAACGCCGCCATCGAGGCGGCCCGGGCGGGGGAATCCGGACGGGGCTTTGCCGTGGTGGCGGATGAGATCCGGCGCCTGGCCCAGCGCAGCCAGTCGGCCTCCAAGGAGATCGAGGACAGCCTGTCGCAGATTCGCACCGCTGTGGAGCGCATGGTCACTGATATTCAAACGTCCAGTCAATACACGGAATCTCAGGCCAGTGCCGCCGAAGAACTGGCGGCTTCCCTCGGACAGATCGCCAGGGCGGCGGAAACCCTGGCCAGACTGTCCCGGGTGGAAAGCGATGACGCGTTCCTCGCCTCCACGGGGTTGGCCGTTGCGGGAAGGTCGGCCGCGCCGAGGGGAGAAGCCGGCCCGGCGGGTTCATAAAAATCCCGGACCAGGTGAACACTAGCGCTAACTGTCATCAGTGGGAGTGTTCGCCTATGTCGCTCCAGCGGAACACTGTATGTCGGCACCCGTTCTCTCCCGCCCCCTCCCCGCGCCGGTCAAGGGGCCGCTGGGCGGGGTGGGTGCTTTTCTTGTGCCTCGTCGGAGGGGCGTTGCCGGCTTTGTCCGCAGATGCCGAAGCGGCGGGAGCGGCCGAGGCACAAAAGCCTCAAAGGCCGTTGGTGTCGGTCATCCGGGAAGGGGCCGTCTGGGTGCTCCAGGCGGATGGTCGGTTCGCGCCCGTTCCCAAAACTGAAGGGGCGGACCGGGCGATTTTTTCACCCGACGGCCGGTTTCTCGCCGTTCATAGATCCGAGGGCTCTCTTTGGCTGACCACCCCGGACGGCAGGAAAGGATGGCTCCTGGCCAAGGATCGAGTGAGTCCCGATATGGCCTGGTCGCCTGCGGGCGGACGGCTTGGCTACATCCGTTCCGGAGCTTTGTGGGTGATCCCCTGCGGTCCGGAAGGCCCCAGCGACTGGAGCCTGGCCGCCCCGGAAGCGGAACGGTTTGCTTGGAGCTCCGATGGCAGCCGGTTGTACGTGGCCACCCCTGCTTGGTCCGTGGCAACCCCGCCGAAGCCCACAACCCCCACCGTTCCCCGGAAGCCTGCAGGTCCACCCGGGCGGCCCGGCCCCGATGCAGGCACCCGGGGCGCCGGGCAAGAACCGGGAGACTCCCCGGGAAAGGGCCGGCATGAGGCGTCGGCAGCAACAACGAATGGCACCTCGCCCTCTCCGGCCCTCGGCGAGGCCGCGGGGGCCACAGGAACGCCGGTCAGGCGGCAGGTGGTTCGCATCCTGGAAGTGAAGTGGCGGGGAGGCACGCCCAGGGTATGGGGAGAGCTTCCATTGCGAATGGTTGAGGATTTCCAGGAGTTCACGGGTGTGCGGCATAAACTCCCTGAGCCGAAGAAGGTGGAAGGGATTCGCGTGTACGACGATCAAACGCCTTCTGCGTCTCAAGGATCCCGGGCACCCGGCCGGTCCGGGTGGCCAATCTGGGGCGTAGAGGGGATCTACCCATCCCCGGGTGGTGAAGCGGTAGCTTTGGTGGTGCGGGATGCACCGGATTCCCGCCGGGCTCTCCACCGGGGCCTCATCAGCTTCACCGGCCGATCCGCGATTCCCCTTGTGGTCTGGCAGGCGGGACCAGGCTCCCGCCTCGAAATCGCGGGTTGGACCATACAAGATCGACGCCTGTGGATCGGTTTTTTGACGGATCGTCGTCGAGAATCCGGACATCGAACAGAGGGGCGCTCTGAAGCCTTTGAGGGGGAATTCCTGGCTTGGAAGGTGCCTGAAGGAGCAGTTTCGTCGGTGGACCGACCCGTCATCCTGACGCCGGAAACGGCAACGGACCGCAGGGCATCGTCAGATCCCCAGGCTCAGGGGTGGTTGGTGGTTCGCGCTTTTGCCCATCCGTGGATTCAGGAGCGATGGAGGCCGGCCTCCTTATGGGCCGTTCGCCCGGACGGCCGGGCCATTCAACTGAGCCGTCCGCTTTTCGGGGCGGAAGATCTGGCCGGGTGGTGGGGACCCGGTGAACAGTGGGTGGGGTTGCGAAAGACGTGGGGCCGCGCCAGGCTCTGGTGGTCTTCCCGGCCCCTTGGCCGCACCGAAGTGCTGGTGGACGGCCTCGGCCGGGACGTTGCCCCTGGGGTCGTTGATATCGGCTTTGTCCATCCCGGGCCGGATAAAAGCACCCGGGTGACCGCCGGCGCAGGACTTCCCCGCCCCACCGGCCGGACGGGCGCGGACAAAGGAGCCCCGGGCCTCGGGTGATACCGTGGGCGATGCCACTGCCCCCGGCTCTTCCAGCGCCGTCACTCCACCCGCTTGATCGCCGCCCCGAGGGCGTGGAGCTTCCCGACGATATCTACGTATCCTCGGTCGATATGGTGAACGCCGTGCACTTCTGTTTCCCCTTCAGCGGCCAGGCCCGCCAACAGCAGGGCGGCACCCGCTCGCAGGTCTGTCGAATTCACCCGGGCGCCGGTGAGTTTCGGCACCCCTTCGATCACTGCAGTCCGCCCTTCCACCCGGATGTCCGCCCCCATGCGCTGGAGCTCGGCCACGTGCATGAAGCGGTTCTCAAACACCGTTTCCGTCACCATGCTGCTCCCGGGAATGATTGTGAGCAGCGCCATGATCTGCGCCTGCATGTCTGTGGGGAAACCGGGATAATAGTGCGTCTTGATGTCCAGGGCGCGCTGTCCGGGGCCCCCCGCCACAAAAATCCCGTTCACATCGTCCTCGACGTGAACCCCCGTTTCTTTGAGCTTCGCCAATAAGGGCTTTAAGTGCGTGCTGA is from Kyrpidia tusciae DSM 2912 and encodes:
- a CDS encoding TolB-like translocation protein, whose translation is MCLVGGALPALSADAEAAGAAEAQKPQRPLVSVIREGAVWVLQADGRFAPVPKTEGADRAIFSPDGRFLAVHRSEGSLWLTTPDGRKGWLLAKDRVSPDMAWSPAGGRLGYIRSGALWVIPCGPEGPSDWSLAAPEAERFAWSSDGSRLYVATPAWSVATPPKPTTPTVPRKPAGPPGRPGPDAGTRGAGQEPGDSPGKGRHEASAATTNGTSPSPALGEAAGATGTPVRRQVVRILEVKWRGGTPRVWGELPLRMVEDFQEFTGVRHKLPEPKKVEGIRVYDDQTPSASQGSRAPGRSGWPIWGVEGIYPSPGGEAVALVVRDAPDSRRALHRGLISFTGRSAIPLVVWQAGPGSRLEIAGWTIQDRRLWIGFLTDRRRESGHRTEGRSEAFEGEFLAWKVPEGAVSSVDRPVILTPETATDRRASSDPQAQGWLVVRAFAHPWIQERWRPASLWAVRPDGRAIQLSRPLFGAEDLAGWWGPGEQWVGLRKTWGRARLWWSSRPLGRTEVLVDGLGRDVAPGVVDIGFVHPGPDKSTRVTAGAGLPRPTGRTGADKGAPGLG